The Aminipila terrae nucleotide sequence TACTTTTGGGATCAAACCCTCTGAGGAAGCCGATGAACTGATTACTAAAATGAATCAGCTTACGGAACAAATCGAAGAGGAAGAGCTGAGAGTACGCGAACAACTGTCTAAGGAAATCTATAAGAATAAAAACTTAATTTTAGGAAATTGTAGTAAGATGGGCCAGCTTGATTTTACAATGGGTAAGACTGTATATGCAAAAGAGCATGGATGTATAAGACCTGAAATTGTTAGAGAGCACATATTAGAGTTTAAAGAAGGCAGACATCTGGAGGTTGAGGACATCTTAACGTCCAAAGGTAAAAAATATTGCCCTGTAAGCATGACGCTTGCAGACGGAGTTTCCTGTATAACGGGAGCTAATATGGGCGGTAAAACTGTCAGTCTTAAACTGGCAGGGATGATACAGTTACTGACTCAGTATGGCTTCTTTGTCCCTTGTGATTACGCCAGGGTCGGGTTATGCAACTTTATTCAGATTCTGATTGGTGACAGTCAGAGCCTGGAAAGAGGCCTGTCGAGCTTTGGAAGTGAAATGGAAGAACTGAAAGAGATATTGGATAACAGCAAATCCCAGTCGTTGATTCTTATCGATGAAATTGCCAGTGGAACAAATCCTGTTGAAGGTTTGGCACTGACAAGAAGTTTAATCGAGTATCTGCAGGAAAAACCATATATAACTTTAATTACAACCCATTTTGATAATCTTACACAGAGAAGTATGGTTAAAACCATGCAGGTTGTGGGTCTTGAAAATGCTGACTTTAATAAGTTGGATAAGGAAATTAAATATGCGAACCGAAAAGAGCGCATAAATATCATTTCCAAATACATGGATTATAGACTAAAGACTGTTGAGCGTGAGGAAGAGATTCCGAAAGATGCTCTGAACATTGCAAAAATATTAGGGCTTAACGATGAAATCATCGAAAAAGCCAAAACATTTATTAAATAAGTTATTTTATTGCATATGTTTTCCCTATATGGAAGATAAAAGCAAAGAGGAGGAATGAAAAGGATGGCAGTAAATAAGCTAAACTTAGATCCAAAGAAAATTGACAGTGCACGTTCATGCGCAGCAAGAATTGCACAGAGTATGCAGGAATTTATCGACAGACATACTACAGTAAGTACAGAAAGAACCATTCTGCGTCTTTTAGGTGTTGACGGAGTTGATGAAGTGGAAACTCCGCTTCCAAACGTTGTAGTTGACCAGATTAAAGCAGCTGGCGGACTTCCAAGAGGTGTAGCTTATTGGATGGGTAATGCAATGATTCAGACTGGTTTAGAACCACAGGAAATTGCAGAAAAGATGGCAGCAGGACAGCTGGACATCACTAAGCTTGAAACTGCATCAAAAGAAGAAGCAGAAGCAAAGATTATGCCTGATGTAAAGAAAGCTTTAGAAAAGATTAAAGCTCAGACTGCAAAGAGAAATGAATATCTTGAAAAATTAGGTGAAGGCAGAAGACCTTACCTTTATGTAATCGTAGCTACTGGTAACATCTATGAAGACGTTACTCAGGCACAGGCTGCTGCAAGACAGGGTGCTGATGTCATTGCTGTTATCAGAACAACTGCACAGAGCTTACTTGACTATGTTCCTTATGGACCAACTACTGAAGGTTTCGGTGGTACTTATGCTACACAGGAAAACTTCAGAATCATGAGAAAGGCTCTTGATGAAGTAGGCGAAGAAGTAGGAAGATACATTAGATTATGTAACTATTCATCTGGTATGTGTATGCCAGAAATCGCTGCTATGGGTGCATTAGAAAGATTAGACGTTATGTTAAATGACGCTATCTACGGTATCCTATTCAGAGATATCAATATGCAGAGAACTCTAGTAGACCAGTTCTTCTCAAGAGTAATCATCGGTTACTGTGACATTATCTTCAACTCAGGAGAAGATAACTACCTAACTACAGATGATGCTTATGAAGCTGCTCATACAGTACTTGCATCACAGTTCATGAATGAACAGTTCGCAGTAATTGCAAACGTAAAAGAACACCAGATGGGTCTTGGACATGCATTTGAAATGGATCCAGATATCGAAAATGGTTTCTTATATGAATTAGCTCAGGCTGAAATGGCTAAGGAAATTTTCCCTAACGCTTCACTTAAGTATATGCCTCCTACAAAGTTTATGACAGGTAATATCTTTAAAGGTCACCTGCAGGATGCACTGTTCAACTTAATTTCAGTTTGGACAGGACAGTCACTACAACTGTTAGGTATGCCTACAGAAGCTATCCACACTCCACATATGCATGACAGATATCTTTCTATTGAAAATGCTCAGTACATCTTCAATAATGCAAGAGATCTGGGCAGCGAAGTTGAATTCAAGAAAGATGGTATCATGCAGAAGAGAGCTCAGGAAGTTCTTGATAAGGCAGATAAGCTTCTGCACCAGGTAGAAGAAGAAAGCCTGTTTACAACTATTGAAAAAGGTATTTTCGGTGGAGTTAAGAGACCTAGAGACGGTGGAAAGGGCCTTGCAGGAGTATGCGTTAAAGATGCAGGTTACTTCAATCCATTCATTCCACTAATGATGGGAGGTGCAAAATAATGACTTGCAATTGTAATACAGCTAATAATAATATTGATTTAACTAAGGTTAAACCTTATGGTGATACATTAAATGACGGACAGATGGAATTTGCATTTACATTACCAGTTCCTTATGGTGATGAAGCAAGTGAAGCAGCTAAAAACTATGTAAAACAGATGGGCGTTAATGAACCTGCCTGTGTTTACTCTAAGGATATGGGTGGCGGATTTACATTCTTCATCGTATACGGAAAAGCTCAGCACACAATTGACTATACTACAATCAAAGTTCCAAAAGTTGATGTAGAAATCATGGATAGAGTAGAATGCGGCGAGTACATTGAGCAGAACATTAAGAGAGAAGTTGTAATGGTTGGTGCCAGCACTGGTACAGATGCTCATACAGTTGGTATTGATGCTATCATGAACATGAAAGGTTTCCATGGACACTTTGGTCTTGAAAGATTCAAGAATGTTAAGGCTATCAACATGGGAAGCCAGGTGCCAAATGAAGAACTGATTGCTAAGGCTATCGAAGTGAAGGCTGATGCTATCTTAGTTTCTCAGACTGTAACTCAGAAAGATGTTCATATTCAGAACCTGACAAACATGGTTGAACTGATGGAAGCTGAAGGATTAAGAGATAAAGTTCTTCTAATCTGCGGTGGACCTAGAGTTTCTCATGAACTAGCTCAGGAATTAGGATATGATGCTGGATTTGGTCCTCATACTTATGCAGAACATGTAGCTTCATATGTAATAACTGAAATCGTTAAAAGAGGCAGAATCTAATTTATTAGGAATTTCAGACTAGAAACTGTTAACATAAACATTGATTTCCTAAAGAGAGAATTATTGACAATATAATAGTTGGGTGTATAATATAGGCAGCAATGAGCTAAATAATTGCAGCCTGATGCATATTTAATATTAAATCACTGCAAATTATACACCCTATTATTTATCTAGGATTTTGGGCTCTTTATCAAAGCTAATTGTTAATTATTTAACCATTTGACTGTTGCCTTTGGTAAAGAGGAAAACTGGCATTAGTTAAAATTTACAAGAGGATGTATAAAGATGTATTATGTTGGTTAACAAATATTTATAATTTTAGATATAGATACTAAGAAAAATCCTCTTGGGGATTACAAATTACATACCAGAGGAAAACTTAAGTATATAAAAGAAAGGTCGTGTTTTTGATGATTAATAAGATCAGAACAGCCGAAGAAGCAGTCGCAGGTATTAAAGACGGCGCAACTATTATGGTTGCAGGCTTCTTAGGCACAGGTACTCCTGAAATTTTGATTGACGCTCTTGTAAAAAAAGGTGTTAAGCATTTAACAATTATTGCAAATGATGGTGGACTTCCAGCAGCAGTTACAGGAACAACAGACAGAGGTGTAGCAAAATTACTTTCAGCAGGTATGGTTGACCATATTATTGCTTCACATGTTGGTATGAACCCAATCATTGGTAAGGGAATGAATGATGGCACATTGCAGTGTACACTTGTTCCACAGGGAACTCTGGCAGAAAAAATCAGAGCAGCTGGAGCAGGACTTGGTGGTGTTTTAACTCCAACAGGTGTAGGTACAATTATTCAGACTGGAGAAAAGGTTTCTACAGGAGAAAGAGAAATTTCAATTTCTGATAAAAAGGAAGTTATTAATATAGATGGCAAGGATTATCTTCTTGAAAAACCATTACACGCAGATTTCGCATTTTGCAGAGCTTCCATTTGTGATGCTTATGGTAACTTCTCATGCACAAAGGCTACAAAGAACTTTAACCATGTAATGGCTATGGCAGCAGATACTGTAATCCTAGCTTCAGAAAAGATTGTTGAAGTAGGCGAAGCAGATGTTGATACATTTACTACTGCTGGTGTATACGTAAAATATCTTGTAGGAGGGGAAAAACCATGGCAGATTTAAAAGCAAGAATTGCTAAGAGAGCAGCAAAAGAATTTAAAGACGGCGATGTAGCAAACTTAGGTATAGGTCTTCCTACAATGGTAGCCGATTATCTTCCTGAAGGAGTACACATCATGTTACACTCCGAAAACGGATTTACAGGCTTATCAGGTGCCGCAGAAAAGGGCAAAGAAGATGTTGATGTAATCAACTCAGGTGGTGGATATGTAACATATATTCCATCAGGTAACTTCTTCGGATCCGAAGAAAGTTTTTCCATTATCAGAGGTGGACATGTTGATGCTACTGTACTTGGTGCAATGGAAGTAGATGAACACGGAAATCTGGCAAACTGGATTGTACCTGGAAAGATGGTAGCTGGTATGGGCGGAGCTATGGACCTGGTAGTTGGAGCAAAGAAAGTAATTATTGCAATGCTTCACACTCAGAAGGGTGCACATAAAATACTGAAAGAATGTACACTTCCATATACAGCATTAAAAGTTGTAGATATGATTATTACAGAAATGGGCGTAATGCAAGTAACAGATAAAGGTATTATGCTTACTGAATTACACCCAGATTATACTCTGGATGATATTAAGGCTGCAACAGGCTGCGAATTAATTATCAGTGCTGACTTAAAAGCAATGGAAGAAGAGTAGACCACTGATTATTTGAAAATAAATTATCTTTGCTGATTAAAGAATAATAAAACCGATTAGGATAAGTTTCTAATCGGTTTTTTGATTGTATAAAATATGAAGTAGGGGTTAAATATACAGGATAAAGCAATTTAAAGGGATTTCTTCTTAACTTTTACTAAATTTTGTTGTATAATATAAGCCACACAGCGAAAATATGGATTAAAAATGTATAAGGAGGTTCTTATGTCTAAGAGCGAAAATGGTGACAATAGCGAAGTTTTATTGGAAACAGATACTGACGAAATGGAGATTTTAATTTTCACAATAAAAGATCAAATTTTTGGCGTTAATGTACAACAGGTAAGGGAAATTCTAATGCCGGCTCCAGTTGATAAAGTTCCTCATGGACATCCATCCGTAGAAGGTGTATATATGCCAAGAGATATTCTTATTACGGTAATAAACCTGGCAGATTACTTGGGAATATATTTAAATCCCGAAGAAAGAACGTTATTTATTGTAGCAGATGTAGAACGCTTAAATGCTGCATTCAGAGTGAATAGTGTTCTGGGTATCGAAAGAATTTCCAATGAAAGTATTGAAAAGTCTGACGCATCTTATGGAAGACAGGGAATAATAACTGGGATTGTGCGTGTAAATGGAAAGCTAATTTCCTTAATTGATTTTGCTAAAGTGGTGGAAGAAATTTCACAGTAAAAATAAGTGAAAAATG carries:
- the kamC gene encoding lysine 5,6-aminomutase reactivase ATPase KamC; translation: MRLANVKTRKETGLSYVMQSIYTATPFGTKIMKELEPYMPGQEEALEREFSKMEQISRMLNQKPKLGDILSECFMETKDCTYTLERSANSTLSVVELFELKSLLLIMEKIRKLLLDNQEFVLKEFMLNDIEEILNTLDPGKERINTFYIYDQFSENLGPLRKQKHELEIAVRKAQKKTKLYLEEKYNLNISPKFECIISKTKTEQVEKLKAVPELLIKDQDYVNITFGIKPSEEADELITKMNQLTEQIEEEELRVREQLSKEIYKNKNLILGNCSKMGQLDFTMGKTVYAKEHGCIRPEIVREHILEFKEGRHLEVEDILTSKGKKYCPVSMTLADGVSCITGANMGGKTVSLKLAGMIQLLTQYGFFVPCDYARVGLCNFIQILIGDSQSLERGLSSFGSEMEELKEILDNSKSQSLILIDEIASGTNPVEGLALTRSLIEYLQEKPYITLITTHFDNLTQRSMVKTMQVVGLENADFNKLDKEIKYANRKERINIISKYMDYRLKTVEREEEIPKDALNIAKILGLNDEIIEKAKTFIK
- the kamD gene encoding lysine 5,6-aminomutase subunit alpha, which translates into the protein MAVNKLNLDPKKIDSARSCAARIAQSMQEFIDRHTTVSTERTILRLLGVDGVDEVETPLPNVVVDQIKAAGGLPRGVAYWMGNAMIQTGLEPQEIAEKMAAGQLDITKLETASKEEAEAKIMPDVKKALEKIKAQTAKRNEYLEKLGEGRRPYLYVIVATGNIYEDVTQAQAAARQGADVIAVIRTTAQSLLDYVPYGPTTEGFGGTYATQENFRIMRKALDEVGEEVGRYIRLCNYSSGMCMPEIAAMGALERLDVMLNDAIYGILFRDINMQRTLVDQFFSRVIIGYCDIIFNSGEDNYLTTDDAYEAAHTVLASQFMNEQFAVIANVKEHQMGLGHAFEMDPDIENGFLYELAQAEMAKEIFPNASLKYMPPTKFMTGNIFKGHLQDALFNLISVWTGQSLQLLGMPTEAIHTPHMHDRYLSIENAQYIFNNARDLGSEVEFKKDGIMQKRAQEVLDKADKLLHQVEEESLFTTIEKGIFGGVKRPRDGGKGLAGVCVKDAGYFNPFIPLMMGGAK
- the kamE gene encoding lysine 5,6-aminomutase subunit beta yields the protein MTCNCNTANNNIDLTKVKPYGDTLNDGQMEFAFTLPVPYGDEASEAAKNYVKQMGVNEPACVYSKDMGGGFTFFIVYGKAQHTIDYTTIKVPKVDVEIMDRVECGEYIEQNIKREVVMVGASTGTDAHTVGIDAIMNMKGFHGHFGLERFKNVKAINMGSQVPNEELIAKAIEVKADAILVSQTVTQKDVHIQNLTNMVELMEAEGLRDKVLLICGGPRVSHELAQELGYDAGFGPHTYAEHVASYVITEIVKRGRI
- a CDS encoding CoA transferase subunit A gives rise to the protein MINKIRTAEEAVAGIKDGATIMVAGFLGTGTPEILIDALVKKGVKHLTIIANDGGLPAAVTGTTDRGVAKLLSAGMVDHIIASHVGMNPIIGKGMNDGTLQCTLVPQGTLAEKIRAAGAGLGGVLTPTGVGTIIQTGEKVSTGEREISISDKKEVINIDGKDYLLEKPLHADFAFCRASICDAYGNFSCTKATKNFNHVMAMAADTVILASEKIVEVGEADVDTFTTAGVYVKYLVGGEKPWQI
- a CDS encoding 3-oxoacid CoA-transferase subunit B encodes the protein MADLKARIAKRAAKEFKDGDVANLGIGLPTMVADYLPEGVHIMLHSENGFTGLSGAAEKGKEDVDVINSGGGYVTYIPSGNFFGSEESFSIIRGGHVDATVLGAMEVDEHGNLANWIVPGKMVAGMGGAMDLVVGAKKVIIAMLHTQKGAHKILKECTLPYTALKVVDMIITEMGVMQVTDKGIMLTELHPDYTLDDIKAATGCELIISADLKAMEEE
- a CDS encoding chemotaxis protein CheW, giving the protein MSKSENGDNSEVLLETDTDEMEILIFTIKDQIFGVNVQQVREILMPAPVDKVPHGHPSVEGVYMPRDILITVINLADYLGIYLNPEERTLFIVADVERLNAAFRVNSVLGIERISNESIEKSDASYGRQGIITGIVRVNGKLISLIDFAKVVEEISQ